NNNNNNNNNNNNNNNNNNNNNNNNNNNNNNNNNNNNNNNNNNNNNNNNNNNNNNNNNNNNNNNNNNNNNNNNNNNNNNNNNNNNNNNNNNNNNNNNNNNNNNNNNNNNNNNNNNNNNNNNNNNNNNNNNNNNNNNNNNNNNNNNNNNNNNNNNNNNNNNNNNNNNNNNNNNNNNNNNNNNNNNNNNNNNNNNNNNNNNNNNNNNNNNNNNNNNNNNNNNNNNNNNNNNNNNNNNNNNNNNNNNNNNNNNNNNNNNNNNNNNNNNNNNNNNNNNNNNNNNNNNNNNNNNNNNNNNNNNNNNNNNNNNNNNNNNNNNNNNNNNNNNNNNNNNNNNNNNNNNNNNNccgacagcacgattacctcagttccaagcttccgtttgcttccgctcagctcagcttgaggggggataataacagatagtattaaataaatagtattaaataatattagtatttactgtgtactaatcctagtcctattaggattagtactccttaatcctagtcctattaggattagtactccttcctatatctcctatatatatctcccatgtattcccttattaggttaacactttaatacaatcaatattccttcaggAAGAACTTTCGAAATAGAATGCAATTAGTTACTAAATGTATGAGATTAATGTACTTTATAGGTTATACATAAATTAGATTCatattggaaaaattacataagtgatggtcttttatttaataattaccaCTTTTAAGcacacttttaatttattaccaTTTTTGTCAACTTTTAGCAATActtgtttgaaataattttaaaacaactttAATACATGTTTAATACATTTGTAAGACAACACTAATTCATAATGCAAGCTtcagtttaaaattttcttaaaacttatatatgtcataaaaatgaattataactatttttaatacacatttaatactttttttcaCCACTTATAATTTGTACGTAATACAAATGAATTATACATAGCATTTTTAACACATGTTTTGTAGTGATATAcaactagaattttttttatcaattcatacataatacTAGACATGTGTTAATACTTAACTAGAAGACCAAAAATGATAATCCTTATAGTAAACTAATTAACTTCTAAaacaaaatgttaaaaaatgattttattccttattctttattcttatcgtaaGGCCTAACATTTTTGCAAGTCTTCATGTTGTGATATTGTTGTCCACAATTTATATTGAGTGGatctcttttaaaaaataattacttattttaaatattctgTTTTATTCGTAAATTACATAAAACTTGTATCAAAGAGAAGTAATTTAATCGTAACAAGTGAAGTGACATAATAAACtgtcaaatgaattaaacttgaattaaaaatgtattacactcATATTAAAGTCGAATTAGAAGCGAATTAAACATGAATGCAAAATGTAGTCAACAAAAGAGCACTATGCAATTTGTAAATTGAATAAATTGTATTAGTAATGAATTAAACGAGCAATTCAATCATGacaaatcaaccaataaacaacaaaatgaattaacttgtattataagtgcattacataaatattaaagttgaattagaataGAGAATTATGAATggataaaaaaatgtaactaatgAAACACCAGACAATGATCTATAGAGTGAATTAGGcttatatcaataatgaattaaacaaataatctaatagtaacaaataacaaactacaaaatgaattaaatttatattaaaagtgtattacacaatattaaagttgaattagaagagaaaattCACAATGAAAAACGTAACTAACGAAAGGCAAGACAATAATTTCTAGATTGagttaaacttgtattattcatgaataagtTATGTATTATAAGTGTCTTATAAATTACTTTGGTTTGTATCTCTAAGAACATGAGTGATATTTGCAAGATGTATTATGCGtatgttatatatgtattacaagtcttttacttattttttttggttgatatctctataaaaaaaaaaggagtgaagcttgtaatatatattataaatgtattgttcatgattttaatacaattatgaaacatatctaatacaattttaatacaattgcGATATAGTTTCATAAACTTCACTTTTTTCGAATTTTAAGTTAgtatttctcctaaaatcaattataaacttaaccaaacctcttaaaattgagatataaactccaaacgacattttcaattatttgtaggAACTACCTATCCAAACTAATCACAAATtcgtaaaattcaaataataaattcaaattttgaagcTTTATAATGACCATCAATGGTGAAATCTTGCTTCtgtaattttaatgatttgaaatttctgcttaaaaatgtaattttgtaTAAGTTTTTGGTCTTTCTATTCCTCCTTTCATcttatttttggataaaaatagtGACATATGGACATAAATTGATCTGAGTATGGTTATTTAGATGAAAAactcaaagaaaaagaagaataaaaaaaaagaagaagaggaggaacATGAATAAAGCTAGAGAAAGAGACGAACAAATAGAAGAATAGCAAAAAAAGAGAGACAAAAAAAAcagaagaaagagagagaaagaaacgAGAAGCAAAAGAgtgaaaagaagaagaggaaaatgGGTTAAGAAAAAGGCGAtgattgtataatttttttaattaaaaaaatgttatatttagttagaaaaaatatgttgacataaatggtaaatatttttataatatagcatatttatgtgatttacccaTTCATATTTGGGGGGCGGCCTTAGTTGGGCCGAGACAGTTAACATTTAGGGCCCAGAACTTTGGTTTCTTTTCTTGTATATTGGCCATTGGGCTTTGGAGTGACTGATTTTTGGGAAAATTAGACTCGTTTTGCAAATAGCcactataaaaaatttaattaggtTTCTTACCTATGGTTTGCATGTTTACGAACTGTAACTATAGTTTAAGCTATTATGAGTGACCTCCTTTTTATAATTCACGTACGTTTGTAGATTCacatgtatttatttaattgagcTATTTTGGTTTGCATttgtatatgttgattagtATCAATTGATATTTGTACTTGTTTTTGTATGAACTCAAAATAACgaatttatacaaacacaaatatctGATTTTTAAATAGTGATACGAATTACATTATATCAAAGTTatacaaaatccaaaaattacatgttaatacaATTGAAACTTGGCCGCGTAGTTTTGCCTAGAAACCAGTGACGAATGATAATTATTTCAAGCTGTagctatataaattaattaacaagtaTATATTTGCTTATCCACACACTATATAGTTTACTATACACAACAATAATTTAGTTACGAAACATATATATCAAGCATAGTAAAAAAGAAACTATGGTCAAAATTAACGAACAAaaatatgtgatattttttcttcaatttagtTCATCAATAAATTCAATCTCTCGATCAATTTATGGACCTATGGCAATGGAATTCAGGGATGATTTCGACAACGAAGAATAGAAAGAcgaaacaaatataaatttctgACACTATTTCTTTACGAAATATATTTTAGGGGTATAAGCTAAGCTCAAAAGAGTACAATTCCcgattaataaaattgaatggAGTAATTATTAGTAATAATTGCATATCATCAAAGCCTTGCACTcttattttttacatatatcaATAGAAGGAAAAGTGAAATACAagattcaataaataaataaataaatgaataaatttaaaatttataagggCTCATGATATTTGATATCCACTTTTTAAAATATCGTCTTTCGTTATTGAAGAAAttgaaatcaaatataaaataattttttaaaataatattgttaattAAGTGATCATCTGAGAAATGCAAAATCaatcagaagaactacacaatCATTTTATTAAGATTAGTTTCGATTGAATGTTCATTTGTTTTTGACATATTAAATCACTAATCTTAAGTGATGTTATTAATAAGAATCTTTAATCTGCATAATTAGAATCTTTTAAAGTATGTGACACGTACTCACttgactttattattatcttttaatataatgGAGCAGTTgtactaattaataaaaaaaaattatactcaataaactttcacattaaaaatgatgtttatttAAAACTACATGTCCACTTGCACAAGTTGATGCTAGCTGGAttcagttttatttttcttctttataatatatagtttgtATCATCATTAATTTAAGGTCGTGAGTTTATTAAACATAAAGTTACTTTAACCTAAAAGTAGTTAGATTTTTGTGAAGGTAATTAACAATCAAAATATATCTCtttaactaaatttaaaaaatttaatttggttATTTGTTCCCTCATTTACGGCAAAAAGCAAGAGTACAACTTGCAATGAATTGATCTAAGGAACTTTTTGAATAAATGGAGACATAGGTGAATAATAATagaagattaaattttttttaaaaaataagttgattaattaatatcgATCATTATCTATGAGCAACAAGTAATAGataatttgtttattaaaaCAAAGACAGATAAGAAGaatttacattaaatttttattagtaaAGTAATAATTATGTCGATCTTTTAAAAGGATAGCATCAAAAGTGAACGATAAAGTGGTTAAAATTATATCTCTTTCGCTCTGAAAACTGAATTTGACAAATTCAAGTCATAGTATGAAATTGTTTTTGataaatcttattattttagtggatctactcaatataaattgaaattaatcaaactagtaaatttcaaatatcaggtagtaaatttcaaatatcaggtacctaattaagtaaaaaattttCCTTCTGTGGATTGTGAAAATTGAAAGTAAGTTTGTTTGAtccaaatttcttttttttttttgataaaatagtatagtaactaaaaattgtatgaattttaattttactttttttttaaaagaaggaaTAATTCCAACTAGTAAAATTCCTTTCTCAGCATTTGTGTTTTAAGATATGGGAGAacaactctttaattttaagaatatgttatatgttttaTGGATATTGTTTTCTAGCATGGATGGATTAAAGTATCTTTATGTTAGTCTAAATTTAACCAAAATTCATAGTTAGTAATTCCttgtaaatgaaataaaatctacgcataatatttaaatatatcttttaattagCGTCAGCTGGTatttatgtcttttaattttgagCATGCATTAATAGAGAcataaacttgtataaagttgaacaagtagatACACGTATCTTATGTGACAATTTGAGTGAGATATAACAGGACGCCACATAAAATGTGTGTGTCTACTTTCAATATCTACTTGTACACATCTAAAATTAAAGAGTATAAATATtaactaaaactaaattaaaagaCACATTTACGTATTAAgtataaaatcaaatatttgacCCAATTCAAAGTCACCTAAAGAACAATTaagtttttgaatatataatgtGAATGATTCCAAAGTGGCACGCTAAagggaaaacaaaaagaagcaaTCAGAATTTTTGTGGTTTGAGAAGAAGCCcggggggtggggtgggggaccaacaagaagaagaggaggtGCAATCACTTTttatttaagtattatttttcacCCCGTTTTGTATATCGTATTGGAGTCCGACTATTCTCGATTCACGTCATGTAGGGTCATATTCGGGAGAAGCATTCCATATaagatttatttcatatttagaaCTCGAACCAAGACCTCTAGTTAAGGAAAGAACAACGTCATGTGGTGTCTATGTTGTGTAGGGCCATATCCGGAAGAAGCACTTcatattaagattttttttcatatttcaggACCAATCAAGACCTCTAATTAAGGAAAGGAGCAGCCTCATGTGGTGTCCACGTTGTGTAGGGCTATATTCGGGAGAAGCACtccaaatgatttttttttcatattcaagacTCGAACCAAGACCTCTAGTTAAGGAATGAGCAGCCCCATGTGGTGTCCACACAATGTAGGGCCATATTCGGGAGAAGCACTTCATATCaagatttttttcatattcagaAATTGAATCAAAACCTCTAATTAAGAAAAGagtagcctcatatcatgtccACGTTATGTAAGCGATGTTCAGAAGCACTCCAAatgatttttcatattcaaaattcGAGCTATTCAAAACCTCTATTTAAAGAAGGAGCAGGCCTATCTGCTACACAACATCATTAATGACAATAAGTGCAGTCACAAGAGAGAGATAGAaaataattagacttcaatttatatacaaacgttataataaaaaatgttcATGTTATCAGGTCATCGATCTTTGTATATTTATAGTAAGATtcctttttataattaaaaaaatatcatattttaaaattataaattcatattatagtAGGCTATTTCCCATTAAATCTCATCCACTTCTGTGAGCAATATAGTATTAATTAGTTGCCATGCAAATATGGACCCCTTCAATTAGGAAAAGCCGACTAGGCTAAAGATCTAATTTtgaaattacaatttaaaaatataaaattagctatgaaatttatcaataatttttatttatataatttattgctAATAAATAACTTGTggctaattattttttttagaacctattattaaatgaaattaacatgaaatttttgttgtttgattataaattttgttacaaattctttattttttctcaatattattattatagtgaATTTCAATTCGAAATGTAATTTTCGGtcatatatattttagaagATAATTATTCATCACTTGAGTTAAACCTTTAAATTTGAATCAAacataaaatcttttttttttagtatcgTATATCATATATGTGCCTAAGGTCCTATTATTGATATTGGTATTGGGATTTATAGCAAAAAGATGCATTGactaataatatattcatcGTATTTTTTTGATTCGTCCTTTAGCAAGTCTTCTTTTGGCAATTTATCCTcgatttgaaattaattttttcatttagagGAATAGTTATATTCCTTGTTAATTAGTCATTgatttttaacataaaaaaaagtagaaaaaattgAGACACAAGATTCTTTAAGGTCATATTTTTGGTAGAGTCACACCCCTTAAACTTCTACCAAATAAATggttattttttccaaatagaAATTGCACAAAAATTAAAACTGGGTCAATCCTCCGTTAAAATGAAAaacttacaaaaattaaaactgGGTCAATCCTCCGTTAAAATGAAAAACTTACAAAAATTGACCACGCAccaaaatcatgaaatttgatagaaaaatatttacatatttatatatcatCTTAGTCCCACATgcatttatatacatatatatagattttatatttgtattcttttttcCCTTCTAATTGATCTCAACAACGATACAATCCACGTGGTGATTATGGCCTAGCCTGTGGCAGCGGAACGGTGGACCCCGTTCCGCTTGCCCCAGAAGGGACAGAATTTGTAGATTTTTTCCTAGTTGTAGCACTTGAAGtacacttttcttttcttgcatCTTGATTCATTTGCTTTTCTCTACAGTCTAGGCTGCAAAAAGCACTATCTCctctaaaataagaaaaagaaaaatacaaatataagcttattatatattcaattataaaaaaaatatttgtgtaaagagttcaatatacataataaattcTTTTCACACTGCGagatcattttaataataatcaacTATAGAAAAActttataatgatatttttatacgATTAGATCACTTTGAATATAACAACTCGATGACCACTAATAGAAAAACTTTAATATGTGACAATAGTTGTATgtaacttttcttttattgtaaaaataaattcaaatacttGCACTTATGGGTCCACTTTTTTTGTGACATAACAAAAAACTCcaaaaacaattaatattaGTTATGTGAATCATATAATGAACATTTTCTCAACTTAGATAAGTAAGATTTAGTaatctaaatattaaatatgattttgtatataCTATCAGgtcattcaaaaatatttatagatcGTTTAATCGTTATGTAAATAAGATAAATTACCTGTACATATAGATATCATGGCCGGAGATTAAGTGGCGTTCGCAGAGGGAGCAAGCTCTAAGAAAATGAGAAGATTCAATAAAATCAGCTGATTTTCTACGAGTTAATAACACGGTTTGATCTTGACCGTTAGATCGTGGAGTATGATGATCAAGTTGATAATTAAGGGTAGGATCTAAGGTGAATTCTGTCATACTTGTTGTTCTCTTGATAATTGGTGGCCTTGCCCTCTTTCCtatcatcatttttttaataaaaaaataaataaaaatatttgatagggtaatttgtttttcttattttggtagAGGTTGGACAGGGTTGAAAAGATCGAGCAACGTAAGGAGAATTCGAAACTTAAGATGATAGAAAGTACATAATCAATTCGTGTAACGATTGCTATAATTGCTTTAGCAGAAATTACTATCGATATCGAAGAAGGGTGGAGGGTGGTGGGTGGAGGGTGGTGGTAGAGAGGAGGAGAAGGAAAGAGGTGGAGGAGGAGGGAGGAGTGAGAGTGTGAGGAAATATTGTGGAAGATGATAAACTAAGAGCTAGAAAGCAAGGAAATAATTTGGACCactcaatataaatatatatatatacatatatatattagttgatTATACATATTTTAGTAGTCactttcattttatgtgacattaTCTTTGATTGAATTAAtctaaataatgaataatatataatacgTGTATAACTGTGTATAATCtatatattttagttaaataaagtaaataataaatcTGTTCAACtatgaaacaattttttttaaaaaaaattataatcttaaACGTACAATGACAtttacactttgtttggatcattgttatccattgtttcataatgtattgtattgtattgtactctattgtactgtattgtatggtatatacaatgtttggctagactgtattgtttgttgttgtttaataatattttaattgtttggtttaaTCGCATCatactgtattgtaatttataaatttactaaaatatcctaaCCATTATGTGGTAGGAggttgggaaaagggtctgatatacccctcaactttgtcatttagagctgatataccccttgttatgaaagtggctcatatatacccctactcgtaaacaaatggctcacatatacccttttttcctctaacggaaatgaaaaaaaattaattttaatctaaatttttattatttttttccaaaaaatataatcccatatgagtaaatttaatcctcgtcaaacatattttttttgactttttttgtttcaatgactaatttataattattattttgataatcaaatttatttatgtttcactaagattttgtaaaacttattgtagatgaccaaattttttcttcgaatacgaaattaaattacaatacacacacaaaaaatagtttaattttttttctttaaactaaggaatgaaagaaaaaaataaaataagaataagaactcaaataattataataaaagaagtctaaaaataatttgcatgaaaaaaattaaaatataccttgaactttgacagaagaatcatatatacccctaaatattttttttaataaattagaagtaataaatataaatttaaaactaattttttaacttccgttaaatgaagggtatatgtgagccattttgtaacggcaggggtatatgtgagccgtttgtataacggtaagggcatatatgagccacttttataacgcagggtatatcagctccaaatgacaaagttgagggatatattaagttaaagggtaaaataatattttaaaatattatgtaattatacaacgaaatttaacaatacaatacaatacattttaagtaacaatgaAAACAAATACTGTAGATataataacaatacaatacaatacaatggataacaatgatccagacATAGTGTTAGAAGCTATAAAAAATACGCATAGGTAAAactgataaaataaaattttacaataattaatatcttttcaaatataaaatatgtgaTTCTTTTTGTAACCagaaaaaaagttttattttcttaacatGATTACATCAAATCATGCGTAAACAATTATAAGAAcattttttatccttttctatatataataaaaaaagtgacCAATATAAGTACTCCACTAATTTCTATTGGATTGTCAGTAAATCATGTTACTTGTTCATAATATCcttgaaattcaaattattcaactgctaagtaaataaatttaatttaacaaaAGTAAACAAATGTTTAATTTAAAGTATATTAGATATTACACATAGATCTGATGTCTGAAGTGAAGtaaataactaaattttatTGGTTCAGTAGATCTCATCATATGTCACTTGGGAGTTAATGATTTCTCTTCAGGCCCCACACCTCTCACTTCATGTCTCCTTTTCGATGTTTGATatctatattatataaaatatgaacGATCTGAATTATCATATTATGGAGCTTATTTTTTAGTGTagaatattcaatatttttttcttcttattcttgaCCCTAGAAGTTCCAAATGATATGGTATAGAGATATTATCTGTATTTTGCCATACTTGATTCtcgaaattaaaattatgtcataCATATTGAGACAGAGAAAATAACAAGTATGATATGGAAATTAAGATAAATGGTACtcatttataatgatgcatCTTTGTTATTGAATAGATCTCCACAATATTTTTGTAGCAAAAGTTTGATCACTTGAGGTGTTTCctcaaaatttatgatataataataagaataataataatattatttatcaaaatatagaTTAAAGTTTGATATAACCATTTTTAATCATCCACTCCATACTCCAATGGTTGTTGACATTTTTCAATGTCCAATAAGCCCAACCAAATGTTGCACGTCCAAACACTTCTAATTGAGCCTTAGCATACTTTTGGTAATCCTCTTTTGTTGCATCTCTAACTTGCCATTCAGCAACCCATTCCcctgaaaaatatattaatcttCATGATTTAAAACATGCAATCTTgtgatatatataataaaatggaCGGATCGATAACCTATCCAAACGTTATGTGAGGTTCCAACCCTTTGATACAACTACATACCAACTAAATCGTATCAAGATAAGTACATAGTTGCAAAGTTTGATACTTGAGCTGAAATTGATTGAGTCAGCTAAACAATAGACCATCACCAATCCGTTTAACTTTTACCaagttttgttttgttataaatttatctaatattttttttttatcattatgattttgtataacttataaaacatgaaaacaaaagtttttaaaaaaatattttaacaatttaCTTATACATGGATCAATTTAAACTACATGTCATACTAACTTTTAATTGAGTTGATATTGCCACCCTATACTTAATGAAAAGATTGCTGCAACTTTAGATTACACTAAGAAAACTAAGCTCCAAATTTATTCTATTTGACATAGCTAGGTAGGCACTATATATATTAGTATCATGTAATCAACATGGGATGGGTTGTGGTGGAAATAGTTAGGATTCTACGTGTCTTTTAAGTTCTACCCTTAATTAAAGATTGCAGATTCAAGTCctcaatatagaaaaaatttaattgagaGCGCTACCTCCATAAATGAGCTCTTAAATGCGCGAATTCAAAATTAGTCAGACTCTAATGCAAGTATCACTCACCAGGTGAGAAATAGTATAGAATCCCTCCAGTCTTTCAAGTTCTACccttaattaaaaatttcaaattcaagtttCTATTGGGAGCGCTACCACCACCAAGTGAGCTCGTGAATTCGAATTTAgtcatattttaatatgaatatcaCAGACTAAGTGAGACACCAAAAGAGGGCAAGGGCCAACAAAATGAAAGTTTAAATAGGCAACCAACTGATGTACTAGAATTCTGCGAAGAATGTACTAGAAcataacaatgaaatgatgtaaaagAAAACATACCAACAAAAGTGAGCGGACCATTAGATTGAGTGACAGTATTGAGTTGATCCGTGCGATTAGTATTGACATAATCAAGATTTTGTTGGACAGACATGTTGTCAAATATGTTAGAGAACAGGTTGTAATAATGAACATCAATAACAGATCCCTTTAAGCCACTTGCAAATGTCAAAAGTTCTGTTGCATCTGGTGATCCTAATCTGTTGGACATTACTACATATGCTGTAGAAGAATGTTTTCTCACAGCATTGTATCCATCTTGGTACAATTTTTTGACCATGTCTAATGTAACTTCAGGTGCTAATGGCTCATTGATTAACTCCACTGCATATAGGCTTGGATTCTTGGCATAcctaatgtaaaaaaaaattaagaaaaagattAGTCATTTTAATGAAGTTTAACTTGAttatatacacttaatattgtTGAGGAAAGAGTTTGAATTTGAcgcaaattattaatttcattttttgaactattgatAGTCTTAAAAAACATTATGTCCGTACTTGACTAATTACTAAACTTAGATATACCTCTGATTTGTCACATGACATAGCAAGGGTTGAAAACACTCCTAAATTTAACGAGAATTTAATGGTGTATTATTTCACTCGTATTGCAAGATCGAGGGTGTATATAAGTTCAATTAGTCAAGTAAAGATTGTTTTAATTTAGTCGTTAGTTCTGGGATGAAACTATAATAAAACCATGTCGAGTTTAGGAGTGTTTTTAATACTACTCTCTCGTTCTTTAACAGTAACAAGTGTATATAATTAGGTTTATACATCAAATTATCAGAGATGGATTcagaatttgaagtttatgagTCATTTCTATTACAGTTTCAATTCTTTAtcttagtttttctttttagtatgtttatctgtctttttttttggcaactgtttaatttcaactttctaCGTGATATGTGTAAGACCATATATGTTTAGTTTAATGCCAGAAGATTCAAaaatcatctttattttttaaaactctatgtcaaatcaaaattagacaaataaattgaaataaagagaGCATACGATAAAATTTGAGTGTTTTACAGTCaaatatttatagatattttttttacctgGCTGTTAAGAAGTCAATTACTTCAACTGTTTGTTGAATGGTGTCATCAGTTTTTCCCCATTCTATAGTACCATCTCTGTTGGAACTGTGCTCCCAAGGATTTTGGGAACCAGGTGCAGCATGTAGATCTATTATAACTTTAAgtccatatttcctacaaaaatttcaatttattatatgtatataacttTTAAATACTGACGATATAACTCATACAACTAGTATAAATTTAACATGTTATATTCTGTTATCTACCTTATATACATATTCGAAGTTTGGTCTTGGCAAGCCAAACGTATCATAATGTTGAAAACTTTATTTACCAAATTTCAAACATAAATTTTACAACTTCAATCGCGTATGTCTGAAGTTGGTTTTAAAGTGAccaagtttgaaaattttatagaTTGTGGCTATAACTTAAA
This portion of the Solanum pennellii chromosome 12, SPENNV200 genome encodes:
- the LOC107006059 gene encoding FCS-Like Zinc finger 6-like, giving the protein MMIGKRARPPIIKRTTSMTEFTLDPTLNYQLDHHTPRSNGQDQTVLLTRRKSADFIESSHFLRACSLCERHLISGHDIYMYRGDSAFCSLDCREKQMNQDARKEKCTSSATTRKKSTNSVPSGASGTGSTVPLPQARP